In one window of Crocosphaera subtropica ATCC 51142 DNA:
- a CDS encoding PhoH family protein — protein sequence MKKTYVLDTNVLLHDPTALFQFEDNEVVLPITIIEELDRFKKQPEVTGRNARQTSRTLDQLRLQGRLTEGITLENGGSLRVALCSVETLKQLPPELEGDSGDNAILAVASELHEQCQCPVVLVSKDTNLRIKADALGLSAQDYETDKIQADELYTGYSELVVESSTIEQFFSEKQIVLPTELLPNQLVTLIDAVNPHHTALGRVANSGKQLLPLFTVPSSGIARIRPRNREQQFALDLLLEESIPLVTLIGKAGTGKTLLAIAAGIHQVADEKRYHRLLISRPVIPMGRDLGYLPGEITEKLTPWMQPIYDNFDLILGTQNPSNKPAHWRRGHEELLERGLLQIEPLTYIRGRTIPKQFLIVDEAQNLTPHEVKTILTRAGVGTKIVLTGDIQQIDNPYVDGASNGLTYVVERFKNDALAGHVTLIKGERSSLAEQSAVLL from the coding sequence ATGAAAAAGACCTATGTTCTCGATACTAACGTTTTACTTCATGATCCTACCGCTTTGTTTCAGTTTGAGGATAATGAGGTGGTACTGCCTATCACCATTATTGAAGAACTTGATCGCTTTAAAAAACAGCCCGAAGTCACAGGACGCAATGCTAGACAAACCTCTCGGACTCTTGATCAACTCCGCTTACAAGGAAGGTTAACCGAAGGCATAACCCTAGAAAATGGTGGCAGTTTACGGGTAGCGTTATGCTCTGTCGAAACCCTCAAACAACTTCCCCCAGAATTAGAAGGAGACTCAGGGGATAATGCTATTTTAGCTGTGGCATCAGAACTCCACGAACAATGTCAATGTCCCGTTGTCTTAGTCAGCAAAGATACCAATCTCCGCATTAAAGCCGATGCCCTAGGACTTTCAGCCCAGGACTATGAAACCGACAAAATTCAAGCCGATGAACTTTATACAGGGTACAGCGAACTGGTTGTAGAGTCTTCTACCATTGAGCAATTTTTCTCAGAAAAGCAGATAGTCTTACCAACAGAGTTACTCCCCAATCAGTTAGTTACCCTTATTGACGCGGTTAATCCTCATCATACGGCCTTAGGTCGGGTGGCTAATAGTGGAAAACAACTGTTACCTCTGTTTACTGTACCCTCGTCAGGGATTGCTCGGATTCGTCCTCGTAATCGAGAACAGCAATTTGCCTTGGACTTGTTGTTAGAAGAGTCTATCCCTCTAGTAACGTTAATTGGGAAAGCCGGAACCGGTAAAACCCTTCTCGCGATTGCTGCTGGGATTCATCAAGTGGCGGATGAAAAGCGTTATCATCGCCTTTTAATTTCTCGTCCCGTTATTCCGATGGGACGTGATTTAGGTTATTTACCAGGGGAAATTACCGAAAAACTGACTCCTTGGATGCAACCCATTTATGATAACTTCGACCTTATTTTAGGGACACAAAACCCCTCCAATAAACCGGCACATTGGCGACGGGGCCATGAAGAATTGTTAGAAAGGGGACTATTACAAATTGAACCTTTGACTTATATTCGAGGACGCACCATTCCCAAACAATTTTTGATTGTGGATGAAGCTCAAAACTTGACTCCCCATGAAGTGAAAACCATTTTAACTCGTGCTGGAGTTGGGACTAAAATTGTCTTAACCGGAGATATCCAACAAATTGATAACCCTTATGTCGATGGGGCGAGTAATGGACTGACTTATGTCGTAGAACGCTTTAAAAATGATGCCCTCGCTGGCCATGTCACTTTGATCAAAGGGGAACGTTCTTCCCTAGCAGAACAATCTGCCGTTCTCCTCTAA
- a CDS encoding HNH endonuclease: MDNQVHSLQELSEKLFRLNFKVNEYLKETQKKIEKIKNKYEPRNQFNAWRDSQEGKQWKEQQYQRQNQCCPICQQPILSLKGSHIDHIKPLSTHPHLALNTKNMRITHGACNLLKGNETTWSLD; the protein is encoded by the coding sequence ATGGATAATCAAGTTCATTCTTTACAGGAATTAAGTGAAAAATTATTTCGATTAAATTTTAAAGTCAATGAATACTTAAAAGAAACACAAAAGAAAATCGAGAAAATCAAAAATAAATATGAGCCAAGAAATCAGTTTAATGCTTGGCGAGATTCTCAGGAAGGAAAACAATGGAAAGAACAACAATACCAGCGACAAAATCAATGTTGTCCGATTTGTCAACAACCGATTCTATCTTTAAAAGGTTCTCACATTGACCATATTAAACCCCTTTCGACTCATCCCCATTTAGCCTTAAATACCAAAAATATGAGAATTACTCATGGAGCTTGTAATCTTTTAAAGGGTAATGAAACTACCTGGAGTTTAGACTAA
- a CDS encoding NF041680 family putative transposase → MNNNIKKLQKFRNDTYNLLGFAKDSTYDLMDAVLTTKTAYSLADFSLSPLFRRQWSSTYESLQDCRPNRSKLMKRYLKEIPINDSLYVTLAIDHTANPRLDSPTLKDRGYHHSPKNFQKVTEGHNYSTIAWIPEDSRSWALPLRHERITSFETPISKATWQLKQVRRSVNYPILALLDSEYGNASWVNQTVDVEVDCLIRIRSNCCLYGAPGQYSGRGRPRKHGDKFKLNDKLTWWDATEIVELNDDKLGKIKVRKWSQLHFLKSSSVNMTLILVERLETNKKGSLQKPLWLVFIGKQKLDILPLELLWKKYLRRFTVDHWYRFIKQRLHWTLPALSTPHQCERWSDLMPLITWQLWLAKDLVEEKYLPWQKPQKNLSPGRVAQSMFGLLVEIGTPARTPKPRGKSPGWESGQVRTKRTRYPVIKKRKSPDKKAKKKKT, encoded by the coding sequence ATGAATAATAACATAAAAAAACTTCAAAAATTCAGAAATGATACCTATAATCTACTAGGGTTCGCCAAAGATTCCACTTATGATTTAATGGATGCAGTTTTAACCACTAAAACTGCTTACTCATTGGCAGATTTTTCTCTTTCTCCATTATTTAGAAGACAATGGTCTTCTACTTATGAATCGTTACAAGATTGCCGTCCAAACCGTTCCAAGTTAATGAAGAGATATCTCAAAGAAATCCCTATTAATGACTCATTATATGTTACACTAGCTATAGATCATACAGCCAATCCTAGACTAGATTCTCCTACTTTGAAAGACCGAGGCTATCATCATTCACCCAAAAACTTTCAAAAAGTAACTGAAGGACATAATTATAGTACCATAGCTTGGATACCTGAAGATAGTAGAAGCTGGGCTTTACCCTTAAGACATGAAAGAATAACCAGTTTTGAAACACCAATTAGTAAAGCAACTTGGCAATTAAAACAAGTAAGAAGAAGTGTTAATTATCCAATTTTAGCTTTATTAGATAGCGAATATGGAAATGCTTCATGGGTTAATCAAACAGTAGATGTAGAAGTAGATTGTCTAATCAGAATACGCTCAAATTGCTGTTTATACGGTGCGCCTGGACAGTATAGCGGTCGAGGACGGCCAAGAAAACATGGGGATAAATTTAAGCTAAATGACAAATTAACTTGGTGGGATGCAACAGAAATAGTTGAGCTTAATGATGATAAGCTGGGTAAAATAAAAGTCAGGAAATGGTCACAGTTACATTTCCTTAAATCCTCATCGGTAAACATGACACTGATTTTAGTGGAGAGACTAGAAACTAATAAAAAAGGGTCACTTCAAAAACCATTATGGTTGGTTTTTATTGGGAAACAGAAACTAGATATACTTCCCTTAGAATTACTGTGGAAAAAGTATTTAAGACGTTTTACTGTCGACCATTGGTATCGATTTATTAAACAAAGATTACATTGGACATTACCAGCACTTAGCACACCTCATCAATGTGAAAGATGGAGTGATTTAATGCCATTAATAACTTGGCAATTATGGCTGGCTAAAGATTTAGTTGAAGAAAAATATCTCCCTTGGCAAAAACCTCAAAAAAACTTAAGTCCGGGAAGGGTTGCACAGTCAATGTTTGGACTTTTAGTAGAGATTGGAACACCAGCACGAACTCCCAAACCCCGTGGAAAATCCCCAGGATGGGAATCTGGTCAAGTAAGAACTAAAAGAACCCGTTATCCTGTCATTAAAAAACGAAAAAGTCCTGATAAAAAAGCTAAAAAGAAGAAGACTTAG
- a CDS encoding competence protein CoiA family protein produces MWLEYGLNEAQNLISISEVTRGKTALKCPYCQGELIAKKGKIKVHHFAHAGETCEPSQNQNIHLPLFCRFNLVLNNNYLEHFRRIASPDYKCTGLRKERKIIRYLQEKEILEHKLFPTLSPLGKAILKQLTLSEFCEAQDKMAQDKLIELQNKVVSLERSIKDTIKFQTTDYYQSRPIRYHRKVEKNQRLKEEELKNAKIDFHLYCIHYRGVLLSHLYFLLIETPSQTLFKIGVTSRDIDSRLSEIKIDLGKIFPDFSITLLGFWEHRGNLEYYFKYLYEEFNYPLENFTEYFNFSDIEPIKNSLNSLGYKQLSALEQEVINGNINNYKSSSNNSLNSS; encoded by the coding sequence ATGTGGTTAGAATATGGACTGAATGAGGCTCAAAATTTAATCTCAATTTCAGAAGTCACAAGAGGAAAAACAGCCTTGAAGTGTCCTTATTGCCAAGGTGAATTAATTGCCAAAAAGGGCAAAATCAAAGTTCATCACTTTGCTCATGCAGGAGAAACTTGTGAGCCTTCGCAAAATCAAAATATTCATCTCCCTCTTTTTTGTCGATTTAACTTGGTTTTAAATAATAACTATTTAGAGCATTTTAGAAGAATTGCATCCCCAGATTATAAATGTACAGGACTTCGTAAAGAAAGGAAAATAATTCGCTACTTACAAGAAAAAGAAATATTAGAACATAAACTTTTTCCTACTCTTTCTCCTTTAGGTAAAGCTATTCTTAAGCAACTTACTCTTTCAGAGTTTTGTGAAGCACAAGACAAAATGGCACAGGATAAATTAATTGAGCTACAAAATAAAGTAGTTAGCTTAGAAAGATCGATTAAGGATACCATAAAATTTCAAACAACTGATTACTATCAATCAAGACCGATTAGGTATCATAGAAAGGTTGAAAAAAATCAAAGACTTAAAGAAGAAGAGTTAAAGAATGCGAAAATTGATTTTCATCTATATTGCATTCACTACAGAGGCGTTTTACTGAGTCATTTATATTTTCTTCTTATTGAAACCCCTTCACAAACCTTGTTTAAAATTGGGGTGACATCTAGGGATATAGACAGTAGACTTTCAGAAATTAAAATTGATTTAGGAAAAATCTTTCCTGATTTCTCAATCACTCTTTTAGGGTTTTGGGAACATCGTGGAAATTTAGAATACTATTTTAAATATTTGTATGAAGAGTTTAATTATCCTTTAGAAAATTTTACAGAATACTTCAATTTTTCAGATATTGAACCTATTAAAAATTCCTTAAATAGCTTAGGTTATAAACAACTTTCTGCCTTAGAACAAGAAGTTATTAATGGTAATATTAATAACTATAAATCTTCCTCCAACAACTCACTCAATTCTAGTTGA
- a CDS encoding tyrosine-type recombinase/integrase gives MKLTRFNSESSPIARAIALWLEDKSSAMTRREYEKDLRYFFKVMSGKEVDEELVSAFLKVSQSQANAALMAYKATLKKRELAPTTINRKISAVKSFISTANRLGLCQYSLKDAVSSEKLKPYRDTSGIPLTEFKKVLALCDLTTLKGKRDRALLMLFWSNALRRNEVSLLDIGDFVPSRRILWVKGKGRSEKESVDLSPKTIKAICDWLAERGSAGIKSSSPLFIALDSRSRGSRLSGDGLYKIIRCYCKDAGIDKLMSPHRIRHSSITTALDKSDGDVRKVQKLSRHKNLNTLMIYDDNRNNDQLELSELLEEDL, from the coding sequence GTGAAACTAACCCGTTTTAATTCAGAGTCATCCCCCATCGCCAGAGCGATCGCTCTCTGGTTAGAGGACAAGTCATCGGCCATGACCCGTCGGGAATATGAGAAAGATTTACGCTATTTTTTTAAGGTGATGTCCGGGAAAGAAGTTGATGAAGAATTAGTCAGTGCCTTTTTAAAGGTATCTCAGTCCCAAGCCAACGCAGCTTTGATGGCCTACAAGGCAACTTTGAAGAAACGGGAGTTAGCCCCGACGACCATTAACCGCAAAATCAGTGCAGTAAAATCCTTTATAAGTACAGCGAATCGCTTAGGATTATGCCAATATTCGTTGAAAGATGCGGTTAGCAGTGAGAAATTAAAACCGTATCGGGATACATCAGGGATTCCTTTAACCGAGTTTAAGAAGGTCTTAGCGTTGTGTGATCTGACGACGTTAAAGGGGAAACGGGACCGAGCGTTGTTGATGTTGTTTTGGTCTAATGCCTTACGACGGAATGAAGTTAGTTTATTGGATATTGGAGATTTTGTCCCATCAAGGCGCATTCTCTGGGTGAAGGGGAAAGGGCGCAGTGAAAAAGAATCAGTGGATTTGTCCCCTAAGACGATTAAGGCCATTTGTGATTGGTTGGCAGAACGGGGGAGTGCCGGTATTAAGTCATCGTCGCCTCTGTTCATCGCTCTAGATTCTCGTTCGAGGGGCAGCCGTTTAAGTGGAGATGGCCTTTACAAAATCATTCGCTGTTATTGCAAGGATGCAGGGATTGATAAGTTGATGAGTCCTCATAGGATTCGGCATTCGTCGATTACAACAGCCCTTGATAAAAGTGATGGAGATGTAAGAAAAGTTCAAAAGTTGTCACGGCATAAGAATCTGAATACCTTGATGATTTATGATGATAACAGAAATAACGATCAACTAGAATTGAGTGAGTTGTTGGAGGAAGATTTATAG
- a CDS encoding type II toxin-antitoxin system PemK/MazF family toxin, with translation MVIHRGDIWWANLPSPVGSEPGYRRPILVVQDDGFNRSQIQTVIAVILTSNLNLSQAPGNVYLPRNQTSLPKDSVVNVSQIVTIDKAFLTEKITCLDEDLMERIDEGLRLVLYL, from the coding sequence ATGGTGATTCATCGAGGGGATATTTGGTGGGCTAATCTGCCCTCTCCTGTAGGGAGTGAACCTGGATATCGTCGTCCTATTTTAGTGGTTCAAGATGATGGGTTTAACCGCAGTCAAATTCAAACCGTCATTGCTGTTATTTTGACCTCAAATCTCAACTTGAGCCAAGCTCCAGGCAATGTTTATTTACCAAGAAATCAAACCTCACTACCAAAAGATTCAGTAGTGAATGTTTCACAAATTGTCACTATTGATAAAGCTTTTTTAACTGAAAAAATAACTTGTTTAGATGAAGATTTGATGGAAAGGATCGATGAAGGATTACGTTTGGTTTTGTATCTTTAA
- a CDS encoding Uma2 family endonuclease encodes MTILAKWSIDDYHQMIEAGILRDRSVELLDGEIVEMSPETPIHYTTAKRGTKYLETLLEGKADVRFNGPITLSNSEPEPDIAIVRLPESSYYNRHPHPQDIFWIIEVAKTSLKKDLETKLSIYAGEQIQEYWIIDLLTQQIIVFRNPQKEKYCQQFKIGKGTITPLAFSNIEVSVEKLLPA; translated from the coding sequence ATGACAATATTAGCTAAATGGTCTATCGATGATTACCATCAGATGATTGAAGCAGGGATACTGCGTGACAGAAGTGTGGAATTATTAGACGGGGAAATTGTTGAAATGAGTCCCGAAACCCCCATTCATTATACTACAGCCAAACGAGGAACTAAATATTTAGAAACGTTACTGGAAGGAAAAGCGGATGTCCGTTTCAACGGGCCTATTACCTTATCCAACTCCGAACCCGAACCTGATATTGCTATTGTTCGACTACCAGAATCATCCTACTACAATCGTCATCCTCATCCTCAAGATATTTTCTGGATTATTGAAGTGGCTAAAACTAGCTTAAAAAAAGACTTAGAAACTAAACTAAGCATTTATGCTGGAGAACAGATTCAAGAATATTGGATTATCGACTTATTAACTCAACAAATAATTGTCTTTAGAAATCCCCAAAAAGAGAAATATTGTCAACAATTTAAAATAGGAAAGGGAACAATTACACCACTAGCGTTTTCTAATATTGAGGTTTCTGTTGAGAAACTTTTACCCGCTTAA